The genomic stretch cattccatacatattTTGCTGTTTGttagatgcaggtcgagaggcaccttGCTGAGCATTCTGGAGATCCTTTGGGAGTGAAGAACTATGTTTTGGGCCTTTACTTTTTGTGTTTAGATTGTATATATGTAGTTAAGTTCTCTTTTGTATATAACTTGTATGTTtgtccctcttagaggttgacttgGAGAAACAGATTTTGTACTTTGTTTTCTGGGATTCttttggatatatatatatatatatatatatatatatatatatatatatatatatatatatatatatatatatatataaactctGGCTGGCCTTAGCTTCACAGGTCGAGTTTGGAGTGTGATATTTATATCTTTTGGAACTCTGATCTTTATATATGTTTATCCTTTTTTTCAACCTTGTTTATCCGTTTTACACTTAACCGGACGTGAGTGATGCGATCTTCTGTGGCGCTTTTTCTTAGCTTCTTTCAAGGCTTCTAGTTACAATTTATTTCAATTAACTTATATACGTCTTTTGTTTTAGAAGTTGTAATACCTCGCCACCTCTGATTTATGACTTAAGTGTAAAGCTTCGTGTGGTAGGATGTTATATCATGCATTCAATGAAAAGGATTAGAGGTAGAAAATGCTATATGGCAATAAAAATTAGGTGGAGTTTCATGAATTATAGACTTAAAGAATTTGGATTTCCCCAACGGTTGGTCAATATCATCATGAAAGGGGTCACTACGGTCAACTACGTGTTATGGAACGGTAGTAAAATAGATAATTTTATCCCTACAAGAGACATTAGGCAAGGAAACCCTCTATCTCCTTacctatttttttttcatggATAAATTATCTCAACTTATTGAAAGGAATGTGATTGATGGTAAATAGAACCCGTTTGAATTTGGAAGAAATGGGACACAACTGCTCCATCTAATGTTCGCTGATGATTTGCTCCTTTTCGTAAAAGCAATAACACAACAAATGGAAAACATCAAAGGACTTTTGGGCTATTTTGTGAAGCAACTGGGCTGCAGATTAATAACAATAAATCATCTATTGTGCTCTTTAAGAATACTCCAACATCGACCAGATTAAAGATCTTGAAAAAGTCTGAGTTTAAAGAGAACAAGACTCTGGGAAAATACCTAGGAGCAATGCTCAACAACAACAGAAAAGGGAAAGACAATTTCAGTGTGTTCTTGGAAAGAATTAATGGCAAGTTGAAATGTTGGAAGAGTAAAGTATTATCTTTTTCTGACAGAGTTACGCTAGCCCAAGCCGTCATAAGTCCCGACATTCATTTCGACATGCAACACGATAGAGTTTCCAAAGCTATTTGCAAAGAGATAGAGAAGGCACAGAGAAATTTCATATGGGGAGACacaaaagataaaagaagactGCATGCCATTAGTTGGAAAACCCTATGTTTATTGATGAGGGCTAAACACTGGTTTAGAAATTCACAAATTATAAAGCTCAAGTTTCATTGTAGCTCTAAACTGGAATTCAACATTCTTCAAAGTTCAGTTAAAATGTCAAAAAGTTTCGAATCAATAACCGGGAGTTTAATCCCGAGtcttctccctaggaattgcaatcGAGTACTCATCGTTGGCTATGAGAGATCGGAGGTTTTGATTgcaataaacataaatataaatagcaaaaaattaaatgagCAAGTAATAactaaatggcaaaggaaattaaactaagataattaaagaaattaactaagaaagatcttggcaagggttgatggttaaggatcactatccttgtcactaaccacaacatgataatTGCAAAGAGCAAACCTAATTCGTCAACCTCTAAATGGCGAGAAAAGTCAACCGGGTTCAATTAATCCTAATtcataagtcctaatcaacttactaattgaattatcaaaagatTATCGCCAACGAAAACAGGATTAATTAAAATCTCTAAATTATCAATAAACTTGTCCATTAGTAACTCAAGGTTACCCAAGTTACTAACCTAAGCCAAGAATGcaaaattttactttaaaactaaaagagacatttcatcaaacacttggtaggtATAAAAAAAGCATCATAAATTAcatgaattaataaaatctaCAACTATTCAATGcaagaaagtaataataacaaCTCCAATAAACAAtaagaaaacataaatatcaaaggaaaattacaaattcaacaagagttcataagctaaaataatataaacaagaacaaacaagaaaaagttAATAAACTAAGGTAGttgaacaagaaaatataattaaaattaaactaaaacaagattaaaaactaaaattagaGAGAAAACTAAGTAAAATCCtaagaattctagagagaagttggagcttCGCTCTCTAAAATTTATCAAAACATcataataaaactaaaattaagaCTACCTACTCTCAAACTCATTGCATTTTTCACTTAAATACTTTTGAGCTTTGGGACTTTTTGTGGTCCAAAAATAAAGATGCACGTGTTTCATTAAACAAAGTACGTGGTCCGTCTCACACACGCAGAAAAAGCTCGCACACGCGAGGATTTCGCGTATGCAAGGAAGTGTGTCTTGCGTAAGTAACTCGCTCACGTGTGGAAAAGCCACCTGTGCGAATTGCTCGCTTATGCGAGAGATGTTCGCTCATGCGAGTTATCACCCGAATCGCTTTTCGAATACGCTTTTTCGCTCCATTCTTTTCAATCATTTGAAACTATTAATATACAGTAACCCTGAAAcacttaaataaatttaatcatGTCATTGaatgacataaaaattaataattaggagcacaaaaaaatatatttttcacaCGTAACTTCATCGAAAGCAAGATTTAAAAAACTCATTTAATTGCccaaaattatacaaaaaagtTGCTAAAACTCTATACTTTTTAGCACAATTAATGACAATACAATGAAGTTTATCATTTACCAAAACATGATGGAGGCTTAGGATTTAGGAACTTGGAGTTAATGAACGAGGCTTTCTTATACATGCCATTTGACAATTAAAAGAAGACCCAAATGCCTTATGGGCTCATATTCTTAGTAAAAAATACGACAATTGAAACGTATTCACTGCTACACCTTCAATTGGAAAATTAGATTCTAAGCtgtggaaggagctcatcaaAATTTGGCCAAAATTCTACAATCATACCATCTCTTTTATTGGAAATGGAGCAGCAACGAAGTTTTGGCATGACAACTAGGTTGAAGGGGGCTGGAATCCTGCAAAATTTTTCCCTCCAAATTGATGTTGATGAGGAAAGCGTCGTGAAAGATTGGAGCGATGAAAGAGGAGAGTGGAACGTGACAACTTAAAACGTACCTGTCTGAAGATGTGTGTGCGAAAATTGTTGCTCTCCTTCCTTCGAAAATTAACAACAGAGATGATCGACAAGGTTAGATTTATTCAGATGATGGAGCATTCTCCATAGCCGCCATCTTCAAAGCCCTAGCGAAATGGATGCAACCCATAACCACTGTCTGGACCACTATGTGAAAATGGAAGGGACCCCAAAAAACTAAGATTTTCATGTGGAGACTTTTGCACGACTGCATTCTCACAAaccagaagaagaaaaaactgTTTGGTGGACGAGGAGATTGTGCATTTTACCCATACCAGGAAGAGGATATTATGCATGCTATGAGAGATTATAGGAAAATAACCCCAATTTGGATTATCCTCATTAATCCAAGATGCatgcaatattttttttgaagcTAATATCGAAAAATGGGTTGAGATGGACACTTACATCACAACAATTGGATGGACACTTACATCACAACAAcctgaaaaatataaaattagaaaaataaaaaaatacatgaaCAAGGTTAGGAAAAACCACCCCAACCTCACTGCGAGATCTTGAAAAAAGTAAAGAAGATAAATGAAGCGTTTGTAAGGAGAAGGAAATAGAGCATTTTCAGATAAAAGGAGGAAAAACATATAAATCAAAATCCTCCTATCCAAAATTGGGTGACACTAAACACTGATGGTTCAAGACACAATAAATCAAAGAAATCTGGATGCATGGGGCTCATCAGAAATCATGAAGGTAGATGGATAGGAAAATTTTTCTATTATATTGGAGACTGCACATCATACAAGACAGAATTTTGGAGTATTCATCAGGGACTCAAAATAACTTGGATTTTGAGTTTAAGAAGAATAACTGTTAAGTGTGATTCTAGAGCAATGATCGCAAGTTTAAATGGAAATAAAAATTTAGCCAATCATTTCAACCTTTTTTTAGAAGTATCCAACAACGGCGAGAAAAGAATTGGgagatttattttgtaaataTCTATAGAAAAGACAATATATATGTAGATTGTCTAGCGCGTAAAAATTTAACTTTAAAGTCAAAATTATACTTATCTTTTTCTGATTATGTTAGAGGTTTCCTTATCtcattttgtttatattttagtctttttGGACATTAGCCCcattttctcaaaaaaaaaaaaaattgataatttgATACACAAATAAATTGATGATTGGATGAAAATAATATAGATCTAACGGCTcttatttgattatatttttttattaatgttgATCCAACTTATTATGCAAAAATACTGGACAAACCTACATGCCAGGTAATATGGACTGCTGATTGGTGAGTTCCTTCATACATCTATTTGCTGCCAGCGTTGACTCAGAAAGACAGTGCTGAGTTCCTACATCTTTATGCTGCCACTGTAATACAAGGTATTGATTGACAACAAGTTCTTGTTCTGTTTCACTCAATCTCACTTTCTCAAATAAAGTTTTCTTGTTCTGCTTTAATCAATCCCactttgatcttctttaatcTTTACTCAGACACTTCAAAATTTTACGCcaactattttatttattaaaatatttattaacaaAAAGAATTAGTCACTATAATTAACGATAAATATCcgaactgaaaaaaaaaaatctcactTTCTCAATTATGCACTCTCTATGTGTTGTGTATGTTATGCAACCTTTTGCTTGatgttctattttttttttttttgctgcatttttttttcAGCACTAATACTAGCAAAACTGTATTTTGTTGTTGCTGAATATGAACACTTGGTATTAAAGCTCCATTGATAATTTCTTCAAGGTGACAATGACTTGCATAGTCTTTCCTTATCTGCTGCACCAAAATTTTCTGGGGACAAGTATGATTTCTGGAAAATTAAAATGAGACGCTTCCTAGTGGCAAATGAATTGTGGGAAATTGTGGACAATGGTTTTGAAGTTCCAGTAGCGAACGCACAATTAAATGATGGGCAACAACAAACTTTGAGAGAAAATTCCTCTAAAGATGCAAAGGCTCTCTTCACCATCCAATCTGTAGTCTCAGATAAAGTTTTTCCAACCATTATGAATGCCACTACAGCCAAGGAAGCCTGGGACACATTGCAGCTTGGGTATCATCGCACAAAGGTGAAACTCAATAAACTCTAAACTgtgaaaaaagattttatatatatgaatatgaacatgtattttcttttttctttttttaatgtttagtgCGGATTCTGTTAAAGGTTTCTCTGCTAAAATATTAGGATCTACAAAGTAGATGAACTTATATGCAGATACAGTCTTTAACGACTAACAAGCATATTGTTGAATAACATGTTACTTCTTTAGGCTAAATTTGTATCCATATTCACTGCTATTGAACTGTGCTTAGAAGCACATGATGAGCAAATAATTACTAGAACTGAAAGCTTGTCGAAGGGACATACATTTCAGTCCAAACATAAGCAAGAGATGAAAAATCAGTATTTAGGGTCCCTTTGGGTTTTATCTGAAGACAGGAGATAGGCAACTACAAAAGGTTAAAAATGTTTTTGCATTGTCTTCAGAGTACAGAAACTAAAATCTTTTGTCCATCCCATGAATGGAGAACAGAGCACGACAAAGAATTTTCCTTTGCGAGGTTTTGTCCTAAatgtttgtgatttttttgtaaaaaatagtCTTAACGTTTAGTTTAGTTGTATTTAATTTTGTccatgatattttttatttgcgTTAAAATTACTCATGGACATTAATTCTATATAAAATGGtagagacaaaattaaaaatttttaaagatagttttgacacaaataaaaaagttaaataaaattaaatattaaaagtatttttaaaaaaattgcaaaCCGTTAATGACAAAAagtatgcttttttttttttttaattccaaCCTTTCCCTATTTACACCCAACATGTGAAATAGTCCTGAAAACTTGTTAATATTAAACACAAGAATCATAAAGGTTCGAATAATACAATCAAACACAAGTCAATCTTTATTACCTTTGAGGTGGAATTGTTGGAGCAAGCATAATATATATGAAGATCAAGTATACATTATTGTTGCTGAAAATAATGTGGATTATGATTCTATTGAAACAGGAAGTGAGGACGGATTACAATCCAGAATACGCACGATTATATGCGGCATTGCGCACTGGTGATTGGCACGGCACTCGTGAATTTCTTAACGGGCATGAGGGAGCATTGACTGCAAGAATTTCGCACGAGGGTAAGAGAGCTCTTCACGTTGCAGCTCTATTCGGGCACCGCCACATCGTGGAGCAACTGTTGCAGTTAATGTCAGCAGACAACGTTAAACTGAGAGACAATAGAGGACTCACGGCTCTTCATGAAGCTACTTACGGTAAAGACGTCCAGCTGGTAAAATGCCTTGTCGAAAAAGGCAACAGGGAATTACTTACTATTCCTTCAAACACTGGTTGGATTCCCCTCACACGTGCTCTTAGCGTTGGTAACAAGGAAATGGCTGCTTATCTTTTTTCAGTCACACCATGGGAAGAATTAACACCTGAAAAGGGATATAATGGGGTTAGAATTCTCATCATGTGCTATTATTCTCAGATATTGTTAGGTATTAGCTTCTATTTTCAATTAAATAACTGTAAGCCCATATTTGACGTAAAGAAAAATCCAGGGccattaatttttatttattttgggttTTTTTCTGAACATcagttaataaaaataaattgataattaagtgttggccaaaaaattttttaaaatgagaaagttgtaaaaaatattagtacaTAATAATATattgttttctaattttttgtatcCTTGCACAACAGATAAGGCTCTAGAATTGCTGCGTTATTGCCCAAAGTTAGCAGTAATACCGTTACCAGCAAGCCATCGTGGGCGTGAATCAACTCTTTTGGAGGCTTTGGCAAGTGTACCTTCTGCCTTTCCTAGTGGGCGTCAACTCACGTTCTGGGAAAGATGGATCTTTAGAAGTGAGAATAATAACTACCCTTAGTTAAACATTACGACGTACTTTATATAATCAATCGTCCTTATGGATTTAAAATTAGTAAGTTTTGAACCTTttaattagtgtttttgttGTGCTGGTGGGACTGACTTCTCTCTCAATCTGTAATTATAGGAAGACGGAATATATGCAAGGTTGATAAATCAAAGTTAACCTATAAGCACCCTCATGAGCTTCTAGAGATTGCATGTAAAGAGctattcaaattaaatatagcagaacttgaaaATAGTCGAGCACATCTCGCAGTAATTCAAGCTGCCAAAATGGGGATCCCAGAGTTTATCAAGGAAGTGACAAAGGAGCACCCACAACTCTTCTGGGGATGGCCAGACGAAAATCCGAGAAACGCTATATTTGTTGGTGTTGAATATCGCCAAGCCAGTGTTTTTGATCTTATTCACGGTACGGTTTGGAAAAATGCACTTGCGGAGATGAATGACGGGAATGGTGACACTCTGCTTCACATGGCAGGACTGTTAGCTCCGAGCGCACAGCTTCATGATATCTCTGGTGCTGCTTTACAAATGCAAAGAGAATTGCAGTGGTTTAAGGTCAGTACTCaatcaataaaaattagttagttagttagttatataatatattaCATGTATGTGGTGGTTATTAATTGGTTGCTCACGCGTTCAGGAAGTGGAGAGTATCACGCCAGCTCTAAGAAAGCAATCTCTAAACAACGATAAGAAAACTGCTCGACAATTGTTTACAGAGGAACACAAAGATTTGGTGAAACAAGGTGAGAAATGGATGAAAGGAACAGCCACTTCATTTAGTCTTGTAGCTGCTCTTGTAGCCACGGTGGTTTTTGCGGCTGCATTTACAGTTCCAGGTGGTAATGACCAGATCACAGGTTACCCTATTTTCTCAAAGAAAAAGGCATTTGTGGTGTTTGTATTATCTGATGCAATATCgctcttttcttcttcaactTCCATAATCATGTTCTTAGGCATTCTCACTTCCCGTTATGCTGAAGATGATTTTCTCAAGGCATTACCTTTGAAGCTTATCACAGGCCTTCTGACTTTATTTATCTCCATGGCATCCATGTTGGTAGCATTTTCTGCGGCGCTCTTTGTTATGCTTCACGGGAAAGCATGGATTGTTATACCTTTAAGTTTTCTTGCTTGTGTTCCAATTGCTTCCTTCATTTGGTTGCAGTTTCCTCTTTTTGTGGAGATCACAATGTCAACCTTCGGGCCAAGCATCTTTGATAGGAATGCTAATAAGCACTGGCTCACTCGATAATTCACTGCCTACCAGCTTGCTGCTTCTCATACTGCTCCAAGTCCTTCAATTAAAGAGCAGAGAGCAGAGAGCTACCAGTTTGAGCAtagtttaatttgaatttttcttttgCATGTTGATCGTGCTTGCTACCAAGTTGTAATTTGATGCCATAAATATGGACAAATCATTTATCATTATGCTTATGTCAAATGCGGTGTCTTGTtatgtttcctttttttatAGTGAAATTATGCTTTGATACCTACTTTCAAGATTTTGTTGTTTTGATGAACAATGCACCGTATTACATATAGAAATTATACAGTTGCACTTAATGTACAAGCTAAATACCTAATGTTAAttggaaaagtataggtagacaataaaaatattaaacaatgtaaaCAATGAATATATcagatgttcattttactaggtGTGCGggtagttattttaatattaaaatttagatgagtaatttaaaaatatagtatattttaatttgattgatAGTTTTTCATgttgttcaaaaaaattattaattacctATTATTATCTTAGATTTTATGCTTTTTTTATTCAGAATGAAGTAGCCATGGTAATGTTCCCATTAGAGTCTGCACAACATTCGACTTTTATCTGAGCACA from Arachis stenosperma cultivar V10309 chromosome 9, arast.V10309.gnm1.PFL2, whole genome shotgun sequence encodes the following:
- the LOC130947745 gene encoding uncharacterized protein LOC130947745; amino-acid sequence: MRRFLVANELWEIVDNGFEVPVANAQLNDGQQQTLRENSSKDAKALFTIQSVVSDKVFPTIMNATTAKEAWDTLQLGYHRTKEVRTDYNPEYARLYAALRTGDWHGTREFLNGHEGALTARISHEGKRALHVAALFGHRHIVEQLLQLMSADNVKLRDNRGLTALHEATYGKDVQLVKCLVEKGNRELLTIPSNTGWIPLTRALSVGNKEMAAYLFSVTPWEELTPEKGYNGVRILIMCYYSQILLDKALELLRYCPKLAVIPLPASHRGRESTLLEALASVPSAFPSGRQLTFWERWIFRRRRNICKVDKSKLTYKHPHELLEIACKELFKLNIAELENSRAHLAVIQAAKMGIPEFIKEVTKEHPQLFWGWPDENPRNAIFVGVEYRQASVFDLIHGTVWKNALAEMNDGNGDTLLHMAGLLAPSAQLHDISGAALQMQRELQWFKEVESITPALRKQSLNNDKKTARQLFTEEHKDLVKQGEKWMKGTATSFSLVAALVATVVFAAAFTVPGGNDQITGYPIFSKKKAFVVFVLSDAISLFSSSTSIIMFLGILTSRYAEDDFLKALPLKLITGLLTLFISMASMLVAFSAALFVMLHGKAWIVIPLSFLACVPIASFIWLQFPLFVEITMSTFGPSIFDRNANKHWLTR